One Acidobacteriota bacterium DNA window includes the following coding sequences:
- a CDS encoding DUF433 domain-containing protein yields the protein MNYQDIITIEPGKRGGKACIRGMRMTVTDVLEYLASGMTQEEILEDFPDLTAEDIRACLAYAADRERKLATPPYEN from the coding sequence ATGAACTATCAAGACATCATTACTATTGAGCCGGGCAAGAGAGGTGGAAAGGCTTGCATTCGCGGGATGCGAATGACGGTCACGGATGTTTTGGAATATCTCGCAAGCGGCATGACTCAGGAAGAGATATTAGAAGATTTTCCTGATTTGACCGCTGAAGATATTCGCGCTTGTTTAGCTTACGCCGCAGACCGTGAGCGAAAACTTGCCACGCCGCCTTATGAGAATTGA
- a CDS encoding cysteine synthase family protein translates to MKTNSILSPAEIVSSVEDAAITRARAPQEAWQLVGNTPLLKLKKLAAEGVEIYAKAEWFNPSGSVKDRPALNIILEGERSGKLTRDKILLDATSGNTGIAYAWLGAARGYRVKLALPQNASEERKRILKAYGADLVLTNPLEGSDGAIREARRLYSENPDLYFYADQYNNDANWRAHYETTAPEIWNQTQGRITHFVAGLGTSGTFVGASRRLKELNPQIHCISFQPDSPFHGLEGLKHMETAIVPGIYDDSIADENLEVSTEAAHEYARLLGRREGLLVGISSAAAVACAVNVAKKMQSGVVVAILPDSADKYLSEDFWNGE, encoded by the coding sequence ATGAAAACGAATTCAATTTTGTCCCCCGCTGAAATCGTTTCGTCTGTTGAAGACGCTGCTATCACCCGCGCGCGCGCGCCGCAGGAAGCCTGGCAATTGGTCGGCAATACGCCTTTGCTGAAACTCAAAAAACTTGCGGCTGAAGGCGTTGAAATTTATGCCAAAGCCGAATGGTTCAATCCCAGCGGTTCCGTAAAAGACCGACCGGCGCTCAATATTATTTTAGAAGGCGAACGCAGCGGCAAACTCACGCGCGATAAAATTCTGCTCGATGCGACATCAGGCAACACCGGCATCGCTTATGCCTGGTTAGGCGCAGCCAGAGGCTACCGCGTGAAACTCGCTTTGCCGCAAAACGCCAGTGAAGAGCGCAAACGCATTTTAAAAGCTTATGGCGCGGATTTGGTTTTAACCAATCCCCTGGAAGGTTCGGACGGGGCGATTCGCGAAGCGCGCCGGCTTTACAGCGAAAACCCGGATTTGTACTTTTACGCAGACCAGTACAACAATGATGCGAACTGGCGGGCGCATTACGAAACCACTGCGCCGGAAATCTGGAATCAAACGCAGGGACGGATTACACACTTTGTTGCGGGACTCGGAACCAGCGGCACTTTTGTTGGCGCAAGCCGCCGCTTGAAAGAATTGAATCCGCAAATTCACTGTATTTCGTTTCAACCCGATTCGCCTTTTCACGGGCTTGAAGGGTTGAAACACATGGAGACAGCGATTGTGCCGGGCATTTATGATGATTCGATTGCCGATGAAAATTTAGAAGTGAGCACCGAAGCAGCGCACGAATATGCCAGACTTTTAGGCAGACGCGAAGGCTTGCTGGTTGGCATTTCATCTGCTGCCGCGGTTGCCTGTGCGGTAAACGTCGCGAAGAAAATGCAAAGCGGTGTGGTGGTCGCTATTTTGCCCGACAGCGCCGATAAATATTTGAGTGAAGATTTTTGGAATGGCGAATAA
- a CDS encoding type II toxin-antitoxin system VapC family toxin: MQQADDLKNNVVVDANLFVVMAGNDSRGLLVLERFADWIDSGVKIHAPELSRYEFANAVPRLIVAGILIQSDLDEALGKVDVLPVQYHHLSNPKRVIEISIMLGRQNAYDAAYLALAEELSCELWTLDGPLYRNAKGYGFAVNLIS, encoded by the coding sequence ATGCAGCAAGCCGACGATTTGAAAAATAACGTTGTAGTAGATGCTAATTTGTTTGTCGTCATGGCTGGCAATGATTCTCGCGGACTTTTGGTATTAGAACGATTTGCAGATTGGATTGATAGCGGGGTCAAAATTCACGCGCCTGAATTATCGCGCTATGAATTTGCCAATGCCGTACCCCGGCTCATTGTTGCAGGCATTTTAATACAGAGCGACCTGGATGAGGCTTTAGGCAAGGTGGATGTGCTACCTGTTCAATATCATCATCTGTCTAATCCGAAACGAGTGATTGAAATCTCAATTATGCTTGGTCGTCAAAACGCTTATGATGCAGCATACTTAGCCTTAGCTGAAGAACTGAGTTGTGAGTTATGGACATTGGACGGCCCGCTATATCGCAACGCAAAAGGCTATGGATTCGCGGTTAATCTTATTTCGTAA
- a CDS encoding M67 family metallopeptidase, with translation MIKVTPAHLDEIKKHGEETYPHECCGFLIGEKAGDINVLRIVHRAINEWTKNEGSESQANRYLITPEQSRQAELRAREQGFGVIGFYHSHPDHPARPSGFDLDHSCWPSDSYIIVSVEKGRASVLNSFTKPDYEKFEQEEIVIVEE, from the coding sequence TTGATTAAGGTCACACCAGCGCACCTGGACGAAATTAAAAAGCACGGCGAAGAAACCTATCCGCACGAATGTTGCGGATTCCTGATTGGCGAAAAAGCGGGTGACATCAATGTGTTGCGCATCGTGCATCGGGCGATTAATGAATGGACGAAAAATGAAGGGAGCGAGTCGCAGGCAAACCGTTATTTGATAACCCCTGAACAATCGCGTCAGGCGGAACTGCGAGCCCGCGAGCAGGGATTTGGGGTCATCGGGTTTTATCATTCGCACCCTGATCATCCGGCACGTCCATCGGGGTTTGATTTAGACCACAGTTGCTGGCCCTCCGATTCATATATCATCGTTTCGGTTGAAAAAGGTCGGGCATCCGTGCTTAACTCTTTTACGAAACCTGACTACGAGAAATTCGAGCAGGAAGAAATAGTGATAGTGGAAGAATGA
- a CDS encoding ubiquitin-like small modifier protein 1 produces the protein MSINILIPTALRNFTGGNDTVAVAGNTVNTALDSLTRQYPALKKHLYNERGELRQFVNIYVNDEDARHLEKGATTVKEGDTLSIVPSIAGGSAVVENRVKESAKDEVELSRDEILRYSRHLIMPEVALEGQKKLKAASVLCIGAGGLGSPLIMYLAAAGIGRLGLVDFDVVDFTNLQRQIIHSTANVGKSKLQSAKERINEINPFVQVDTYETALTSENALELFKDYDIIIDGTDNFPTRYLTNDACVLLGKPNVYGSIFRFEGQATVFDAKRGPCYRCLYPEPPPPGLVPSCAEGGVLGVLPGIIGVMQAIEAVKLILGKGDSLIGRLMLFDALKMRFRELKLRKNPDCPICGENRTINELIDYQEFCGVIQHDEVTVGKEYEITPLELNTKIARGDDFVLVDVREPQEFAIGRIPGSTLIPLATVPERLHELSTANEIVVHCKSGVRSGKAVELMKQAGFRRVKNLVGGILRWSDDVDPTVPKY, from the coding sequence ATGTCAATCAATATTTTAATACCTACGGCGCTTAGAAATTTTACGGGCGGCAATGACACAGTGGCGGTTGCGGGCAACACCGTCAATACGGCGCTCGATTCGCTTACTCGCCAATACCCGGCATTGAAAAAGCATCTTTATAACGAACGCGGCGAATTGCGCCAGTTCGTCAACATTTATGTCAACGACGAAGATGCGCGACATCTTGAAAAAGGCGCCACCACTGTTAAAGAAGGCGATACCTTGAGCATCGTTCCGTCAATTGCCGGAGGTTCGGCGGTGGTAGAAAACCGTGTGAAGGAAAGCGCGAAAGATGAGGTTGAGTTGAGCCGCGATGAAATCCTGCGTTACAGTCGCCATCTCATCATGCCCGAAGTTGCGCTTGAGGGGCAGAAGAAATTAAAAGCCGCAAGTGTGCTCTGCATCGGCGCAGGGGGCTTAGGTTCACCATTGATTATGTACCTGGCAGCCGCAGGCATCGGGCGATTGGGACTCGTGGATTTCGACGTTGTGGATTTTACCAACCTGCAACGGCAGATCATTCATTCCACCGCCAACGTTGGAAAATCAAAATTGCAATCCGCCAAAGAACGCATTAACGAAATCAATCCGTTCGTTCAAGTCGACACTTATGAAACCGCTTTGACTTCGGAAAACGCGCTGGAGCTATTCAAAGATTACGACATCATCATTGATGGGACAGATAATTTCCCAACGCGCTATTTAACCAATGATGCTTGTGTGCTGCTCGGAAAACCCAATGTTTACGGGTCGATTTTCAGATTTGAAGGACAGGCGACGGTCTTCGATGCGAAACGGGGTCCCTGTTATCGCTGTCTGTATCCGGAGCCTCCGCCACCCGGCTTAGTACCGAGTTGCGCGGAAGGTGGCGTGCTTGGTGTGTTGCCCGGCATTATCGGCGTGATGCAGGCGATTGAAGCGGTGAAGTTAATTTTAGGCAAAGGCGATTCCTTGATCGGGCGGTTGATGTTGTTCGATGCGTTGAAGATGCGGTTTCGCGAATTGAAACTCAGAAAAAATCCCGATTGCCCGATTTGCGGCGAAAACCGCACCATCAATGAGTTGATTGACTATCAGGAATTTTGCGGTGTGATACAGCACGACGAAGTGACTGTCGGAAAAGAATATGAAATTACCCCGCTTGAATTGAACACCAAAATTGCTCGAGGCGATGATTTCGTTTTGGTTGATGTTCGCGAACCGCAGGAATTTGCCATCGGGCGCATTCCCGGTTCAACGTTGATCCCGCTTGCGACTGTGCCCGAACGATTGCATGAACTCTCGACCGCAAATGAAATCGTGGTGCATTGCAAGAGCGGCGTGCGTAGCGGCAAGGCGGTTGAGTTAATGAAGCAGGCTGGCTTCCGCCGCGTGAAGAATTTAGTCGGCGGCATTTTGCGCTGGTCTGATGATGTTGACCCGACTGTGCCTAAGTATTAA
- a CDS encoding FAD-linked oxidase C-terminal domain-containing protein, with protein sequence MQPSLQTQTHHKLPQRVVDKLKAAIGERYVLTERDELVVYESDALTIVKQLPAAVVIPKNTEEVAAVVCILAEEKISFTARGAGTGLTGGSLPMNNGVTIETARMNRILQVDYENRIAVVEPGVINVHLSQATSPAGFHYAPDPSSQMACTLGGNVAQNSGGPHCLKYGATVNHILALEVVLPSGEIINIGSSTADFTGYDLTGVFVGSEGTCGIATKITLKLTRLPQSVKTLLAEFMTVTDASRAVSEIIAAGILPAALEMIDRATIVAVENSIFAGGFPTDVAALLIIEVDGLQVGIDEAATQAAEICLRNNARAVRVAKDDAERAKLWGARKRAFGAMGRVSADLMVQDAVIPRSKLPEVLDEIYAIASKYQLNVANVFHAGDGNLHPNISYDGRDADEARRVKLAGKEIMQLCVDAGGSITGEHGIGLDKIDYIEMIFSDADLERMLAVKNVFNPTGLCNPGKMIPATKTCRYCSFTLE encoded by the coding sequence ATGCAACCATCACTGCAAACCCAAACACACCACAAACTGCCGCAGCGTGTTGTTGATAAACTCAAAGCCGCGATTGGTGAACGCTATGTTTTAACCGAACGCGATGAACTTGTCGTTTATGAATCGGACGCGCTGACCATCGTCAAACAATTGCCTGCCGCCGTGGTGATTCCCAAAAACACCGAAGAGGTTGCAGCCGTCGTTTGCATCCTTGCTGAAGAAAAGATTTCGTTTACAGCGCGCGGCGCGGGCACCGGACTGACGGGCGGGTCACTGCCAATGAACAATGGCGTCACCATTGAAACCGCAAGAATGAATCGCATCTTGCAGGTCGATTATGAAAATCGCATTGCTGTGGTTGAACCCGGCGTCATTAACGTTCATCTGTCGCAAGCCACATCGCCAGCCGGTTTTCATTACGCGCCAGACCCTTCGAGTCAAATGGCATGCACGCTTGGCGGCAATGTTGCGCAAAACAGCGGCGGTCCCCATTGTTTGAAATATGGCGCAACCGTCAATCACATTCTCGCGCTTGAAGTGGTTTTGCCATCGGGCGAAATCATCAATATCGGCAGCAGCACGGCAGATTTTACGGGCTATGATTTAACCGGGGTGTTCGTGGGTTCCGAAGGCACCTGCGGCATTGCGACGAAAATCACTTTGAAACTCACACGTTTGCCACAAAGCGTGAAAACCCTGCTTGCCGAATTTATGACCGTCACCGACGCGAGCCGCGCGGTTTCGGAAATCATTGCCGCCGGAATTTTGCCTGCGGCTCTGGAGATGATTGACCGCGCGACGATTGTGGCGGTTGAAAATTCGATTTTCGCCGGAGGCTTTCCGACCGATGTTGCGGCGCTCTTGATTATCGAAGTTGATGGCTTGCAGGTTGGCATTGATGAAGCCGCCACGCAAGCTGCGGAAATCTGTTTGCGAAATAACGCGCGTGCCGTGCGTGTTGCCAAAGACGACGCCGAACGCGCGAAACTCTGGGGCGCAAGAAAGCGCGCATTCGGAGCGATGGGCAGAGTCTCCGCCGATTTGATGGTGCAGGACGCGGTGATTCCACGCTCGAAACTTCCCGAAGTGCTCGATGAAATTTATGCCATCGCCTCGAAGTACCAATTGAATGTCGCCAATGTTTTTCATGCAGGAGATGGCAATCTGCATCCGAACATCAGTTATGACGGGCGTGATGCGGATGAAGCGCGGCGCGTCAAACTCGCAGGTAAAGAGATTATGCAATTGTGCGTTGATGCCGGTGGTTCGATTACCGGCGAACACGGCATCGGCTTGGATAAGATTGATTACATCGAAATGATTTTTTCGGATGCCGATTTGGAACGCATGCTGGCGGTAAAAAATGTTTTTAATCCAACCGGGCTTTGCAATCCCGGCAAAATGATTCCCGCAACCAAAACCTGCCGTTATTGCAGTTTTACTTTGGAATGA
- a CDS encoding MoaD family protein, translating to MSLKVIIPTLLRKFTNDKEEVEAQATTIKELIETLDSNYPGFRARVCEENGDLRRFINIYVNGEDIRFLDDLATRTTDGAEISIVPAIAGG from the coding sequence ATGTCACTAAAAGTTATTATTCCGACCCTGCTTCGTAAATTCACCAATGACAAAGAAGAGGTCGAAGCGCAAGCCACAACGATTAAAGAATTGATTGAAACCCTCGATTCAAACTATCCGGGGTTTCGCGCGCGGGTGTGCGAAGAGAACGGCGATTTGCGTCGCTTCATCAACATCTATGTGAACGGCGAAGACATTCGCTTCCTCGATGATTTAGCCACGCGCACTACGGATGGCGCAGAAATTTCCATCGTTCCGGCAATCGCTGGCGGATGA
- a CDS encoding family 1 glycosylhydrolase has product MSDVKIGLEPENFIWASGIEDTFVPQTKVGHRALDEYELMGHYDHWREDLALLRESGLQVARWGVPWYRVEPARGEFDWRWIDEVLPYLIEELGITPIVDLMHYGCPFWLRREFANNEYPQAVADYVSAFTQRYRHLVKYYTPLNEPVVNALMCGKRGAWPPYLKGDSGYVRVMLQIVKGVIKTVNAIKAIDPDSVMVQVEATGLSRAIRHDLEILAIEDQRRGYLFFDLITGQVGYDHPLYGWLLRSGASPHDLAEIAEHPIPIEVLGMNFYPQWSTQQIYIDPKGRLSYRAIEHDGVGFFSLIEDYYERYKTPVMITETSAFGSDEVRSQWLEQSVETVKQLREKGVPVIGYTWFPLFTMVDWRYRLGRRSVERYYIDLGLYKMNRAEDGKRWLKTGLVEQLQSYINNPQAAIGEVGVATTLKKEATEV; this is encoded by the coding sequence ATGAGTGATGTAAAGATAGGCTTGGAGCCGGAGAATTTCATATGGGCGAGCGGCATAGAAGATACCTTTGTGCCGCAGACCAAAGTGGGTCATCGGGCGCTTGATGAATACGAGTTAATGGGGCATTACGACCATTGGCGCGAAGATTTGGCGCTTTTGCGTGAGAGCGGTTTGCAGGTCGCGCGTTGGGGCGTGCCCTGGTATCGCGTTGAACCGGCGCGCGGCGAATTTGACTGGCGCTGGATTGATGAAGTGTTGCCTTACCTGATTGAAGAGTTAGGTATCACGCCAATCGTTGACCTCATGCATTATGGCTGTCCGTTCTGGTTGCGCCGTGAATTTGCCAATAACGAATATCCGCAGGCGGTTGCCGATTATGTCAGTGCTTTCACGCAACGTTACCGGCACCTGGTCAAATATTACACGCCGCTCAATGAACCTGTGGTCAATGCTTTGATGTGCGGCAAACGCGGTGCCTGGCCGCCATATTTGAAAGGCGATAGCGGCTATGTGCGGGTGATGCTGCAAATCGTCAAGGGGGTGATTAAAACGGTCAATGCGATTAAAGCGATTGACCCGGATTCGGTGATGGTGCAGGTGGAAGCCACGGGGTTGAGTCGCGCCATCCGTCACGATTTGGAAATTTTAGCCATCGAAGATCAGCGACGCGGTTATCTCTTTTTCGATTTGATTACCGGTCAAGTCGGCTACGACCATCCGCTGTATGGCTGGTTGTTGCGTTCGGGCGCTTCGCCGCACGATCTTGCGGAAATCGCCGAACACCCGATTCCCATTGAAGTCTTGGGAATGAATTTTTATCCGCAATGGTCTACGCAGCAGATTTATATCGACCCTAAAGGCCGTCTCTCGTATCGCGCCATTGAACACGATGGCGTCGGCTTCTTTTCGTTGATTGAAGATTATTATGAGCGTTATAAAACGCCGGTGATGATTACCGAAACCAGCGCCTTCGGAAGCGATGAAGTGCGTTCGCAATGGCTTGAACAGTCGGTTGAAACGGTAAAACAACTGCGCGAAAAAGGCGTGCCGGTGATAGGTTATACGTGGTTTCCGTTATTTACCATGGTCGATTGGCGTTATCGTTTGGGGCGTCGTTCGGTTGAGCGTTATTACATCGACCTCGGTCTATACAAGATGAATCGCGCGGAAGACGGGAAACGTTGGCTAAAGACCGGACTCGTCGAACAACTGCAAAGTTACATCAACAATCCGCAAGCGGCTATCGGTGAAGTTGGCGTCGCTACCACTTTAAAGAAAGAAGCAACCGAAGTTTGA
- the thrC gene encoding threonine synthase, whose product MSFVKNLQCRECGAIYPKEPIAGCSECFAPLEVDYDYQAISRHLSHDIIQQREKNLWRYRELLPLEQEPVVGRASGFTPLIRADRLARALGVERLYIKNDSVNAPTLSFKDRVTSVAINKAREFGLQAVGCASTGNLANSVAAQAAAAGLPAYILIPDNLEKSKVVATQIFGARVIAVRGNYDDVNRLCTQIADRFSWGFVNVNLRPFYGEGSKTFGYEIVEQLGWRAPDNIVVPMAGGSLISKIYKGIKEFEKLGLLAGEANTKIHGAQATGCNPITTAVKQRTTKIRPVKPNTIAKSLAIGNPADGYHAAGIIAKSGGWAEDVTDAEIVDGIRLLAETEGVFAETAGGVTVAVAKKLIEQGHLKRDELTVIAITGNGLKTQEAIELAPPQIIEPKLIAFEAAIGALRATA is encoded by the coding sequence ATGAGTTTCGTCAAAAATCTGCAATGTCGCGAATGCGGCGCAATATATCCTAAAGAACCGATTGCCGGTTGCTCAGAATGTTTTGCGCCGCTTGAAGTCGATTACGATTACCAGGCTATTTCCCGCCATCTTTCACACGACATCATTCAACAACGAGAAAAAAATCTCTGGCGTTATCGTGAACTGTTGCCGCTTGAACAGGAACCCGTCGTTGGACGCGCCAGCGGCTTTACGCCGCTCATTCGCGCAGACCGTTTGGCGCGGGCGCTTGGCGTCGAACGCCTCTACATCAAAAACGACAGCGTCAACGCGCCCACGCTTTCGTTCAAAGACCGTGTGACTTCGGTTGCGATCAACAAGGCGCGGGAATTCGGCTTGCAGGCGGTTGGTTGCGCATCAACGGGCAATCTCGCAAATTCCGTTGCTGCACAAGCGGCTGCCGCAGGACTCCCGGCTTACATTCTGATTCCCGATAATCTCGAAAAAAGTAAAGTGGTCGCGACGCAGATTTTTGGCGCGCGGGTGATTGCCGTGCGCGGCAATTATGATGATGTCAATCGCCTGTGCACCCAAATCGCCGACCGTTTTTCGTGGGGATTCGTGAATGTCAACTTGCGACCGTTTTATGGTGAGGGTTCAAAAACCTTCGGGTATGAAATCGTCGAACAACTCGGTTGGCGCGCGCCCGACAATATCGTTGTGCCGATGGCAGGCGGTTCATTAATCAGCAAAATTTACAAAGGCATCAAAGAGTTTGAAAAATTGGGACTCCTTGCGGGTGAAGCCAATACCAAAATTCACGGCGCGCAAGCCACGGGTTGCAATCCCATCACCACAGCCGTTAAACAACGCACCACCAAAATTCGCCCCGTAAAGCCCAACACCATCGCGAAATCATTAGCGATTGGCAACCCTGCCGACGGTTATCACGCCGCCGGCATTATCGCCAAAAGCGGCGGCTGGGCTGAGGATGTAACCGACGCGGAAATCGTTGACGGTATTCGCTTGCTTGCCGAAACCGAAGGCGTGTTTGCCGAAACCGCAGGTGGCGTCACCGTAGCGGTTGCGAAAAAGCTGATTGAACAGGGACACCTCAAACGCGATGAACTCACGGTAATTGCCATCACCGGTAACGGATTGAAAACTCAGGAAGCCATCGAACTCGCGCCGCCGCAAATCATCGAACCGAAATTAATCGCTTTTGAAGCCGCCATCGGCGCATTGAGAGCAACGGCTTAA
- a CDS encoding pyridoxamine 5'-phosphate oxidase family protein: protein MPTTRKNIGKKIAEVKTNPTASRPHMPDYGIPKNRKGMLDWSHVAERMNAAERYWVCSVDSAGQPHATPVDGIWIDDRLYFGGSPKTRRHRNIKENPAVCIHLENAMDVVILQGEAHEYHAPTYEFAVQLAEASKKKYGYAPPPEMYQKGEGVLMFRPKKVLAWTQFPKDATRWQLAGDN from the coding sequence ATGCCGACGACGAGAAAAAATATCGGAAAGAAAATCGCGGAGGTGAAAACCAATCCGACCGCCTCTCGCCCACATATGCCGGATTATGGTATTCCGAAAAACCGCAAAGGGATGCTCGATTGGTCGCATGTGGCTGAGCGCATGAATGCCGCCGAACGTTACTGGGTTTGTTCAGTCGATAGTGCCGGACAACCGCACGCCACACCGGTTGACGGCATCTGGATTGACGACCGGCTCTATTTTGGCGGCAGTCCGAAAACCCGCCGACATCGCAATATCAAAGAAAATCCGGCGGTGTGCATTCATCTGGAAAACGCGATGGATGTGGTGATTCTGCAAGGTGAAGCGCACGAATATCATGCGCCAACCTATGAGTTCGCGGTTCAGCTTGCAGAGGCTTCAAAGAAAAAATATGGCTATGCGCCGCCGCCGGAAATGTATCAGAAAGGTGAAGGTGTGCTGATGTTTCGCCCGAAAAAAGTCCTGGCGTGGACGCAATTTCCCAAAGATGCAACGCGCTGGCAGTTGGCTGGCGATAATTAA
- a CDS encoding SDR family NAD(P)-dependent oxidoreductase, which translates to MIDLKDKVALITGASRGIGAAAALKFAKAGAAVVVNYFRNEADAHRVVRDCHSLDARAIAVQADVSRFEDVRALFERTLAQFGRLDVLVANAGIWTTGAIDELDEAKWQETIDANLKSVYACCHFAAKLFKQQRSGHIITVSSTAGQRGEALHSHYAASKGGIISLTKSLATELGEYGVTVNCVAPGWVDTDLSAEPLRDTRELEKINRNIPLGRVASADDVAGPILFLATDLARHITGEILNVNGGAVLCG; encoded by the coding sequence ATGATTGATTTAAAAGATAAAGTGGCACTCATTACCGGCGCGTCGCGTGGCATTGGCGCGGCGGCGGCGTTGAAATTTGCAAAAGCGGGCGCTGCGGTAGTGGTCAATTATTTTCGCAATGAAGCTGATGCCCATCGGGTGGTTCGCGATTGTCATTCGCTTGATGCGCGCGCCATTGCCGTGCAAGCCGATGTTTCGCGATTTGAAGATGTGCGCGCTTTGTTTGAAAGAACGCTTGCCCAGTTCGGGCGATTGGATGTGCTGGTCGCAAACGCCGGTATCTGGACGACGGGCGCAATTGATGAACTTGATGAAGCGAAGTGGCAGGAGACGATAGATGCCAACCTCAAAAGTGTCTATGCGTGCTGTCACTTCGCGGCAAAACTTTTTAAACAACAACGCAGCGGTCACATCATCACGGTGTCATCGACCGCAGGGCAGCGCGGCGAGGCTTTGCATTCGCATTACGCGGCGTCCAAAGGCGGGATTATTTCGTTGACCAAATCCTTGGCTACTGAACTTGGCGAATATGGGGTGACGGTCAATTGTGTTGCGCCGGGCTGGGTCGATACCGATTTATCTGCCGAACCGCTGCGCGATACGCGCGAACTCGAAAAAATCAATCGCAACATTCCGCTCGGTCGCGTTGCTTCAGCCGATGACGTAGCGGGACCGATTCTATTTCTCGCCACAGACCTGGCGCGCCACATCACGGGCGAAATTTTAAATGTGAATGGCGGCGCGGTTTTATGCGGTTAA
- a CDS encoding AraC family transcriptional regulator → MAREFLYRELPDDDFAVKNRHNSKKSQQEMIWIAEAAKFAGEGSEVFVAGCGWMFEIIKVESGKIAYIRDGKLINPQSEFFAVFYAPFSIIKISIADVKMRWAGIGAASTTAPASWMTVPLIFDLPIAALPKNADEMIEILKTPRRFQSIEINTKPSLLAKRAKKIIDENWLASPSIAAIARTLKVSHPHLTRQFKKDYGLAPKTYLHKVRLHFAIWKLSQGEKIANVSFDSGYNDLSRFYKQFRKFMKTSPGSCRIF, encoded by the coding sequence ATGGCGCGAGAGTTTCTTTACAGAGAATTGCCGGATGATGACTTTGCGGTAAAGAATCGCCACAATTCCAAAAAATCACAACAGGAAATGATTTGGATCGCGGAAGCGGCGAAATTCGCAGGCGAAGGTTCGGAGGTGTTTGTCGCCGGGTGCGGGTGGATGTTTGAAATTATCAAAGTGGAAAGCGGCAAAATCGCTTATATTCGGGATGGCAAACTCATCAATCCGCAATCCGAATTTTTCGCCGTGTTCTATGCGCCATTTTCTATCATTAAAATTTCCATTGCGGATGTGAAGATGCGTTGGGCAGGCATCGGCGCGGCTTCAACCACTGCCCCGGCATCCTGGATGACAGTGCCGTTGATTTTCGATTTGCCGATTGCGGCGCTGCCGAAAAATGCCGATGAAATGATTGAGATATTAAAAACGCCGCGCCGGTTTCAATCCATTGAAATCAACACCAAACCCTCGTTGCTTGCCAAACGCGCCAAAAAAATCATTGATGAAAATTGGTTGGCGTCGCCTTCGATTGCCGCCATCGCGCGAACGCTCAAGGTGTCGCACCCGCATCTCACCAGACAGTTTAAAAAAGATTACGGGCTTGCGCCGAAAACCTATCTGCACAAGGTCCGCCTGCATTTTGCCATCTGGAAATTGTCGCAGGGCGAAAAGATTGCCAATGTGTCGTTCGATTCCGGCTATAACGATTTAAGCCGATTTTACAAACAATTTCGCAAATTTATGAAAACCTCGCCGGGCAGTTGCAGAATCTTTTAA